The genomic window cagattttctctctctctctctctctctctctctctctctctctctctctctctctctctctctctctctctctctctctttttttttttttttttttttttttaccaaattatttatttcattttttttactttagctaATGCACTGTGGCTTCTTGATTCCTTTTTATGTACtgcaatttctctctttttaacttttattgttattgttgtcactatcgttattgcttttgttgtgggTCATTTttattggtgtcattattgttattgttattagaattattattgttgttttcatttttcttatcattattattattatcattattattatgataatgataataatacttattattattgttgttgttttgcagttgttgttgttgttattactattattgttatcattatcatcattattcttgctatcattttcatcattatcattatcattattattattgttactgttattattataattgatattattatcaccatcatcagtgttAGTTATTGTTAAAAAACAACCTCGCAacccaaaaaaaacacaaccatacAGCCAAACAACCTCACAACCTCACAACCCCACACCCCAACAACCCCACACCCCAACAACCTCACAACCTCACAACCCAACAACCTCACAACCCCACAACCTCACAACCCAACATCCTcacaaccccaacaaccccacaacccaacaACCTCACAACCcaacaaccccccaaccccacaaccTCACGACcccacaaccaaacaaccccacaaccaaacaacccaacagccccacaacccaacaacccaacaacccacaacccaaaAAACCCAACAACCTCACAACCCAACAACCTCACAACCCAACaaccccacacacccaaacataccccaaacaaacaaccccacaaccctacaaccaaacaaccccacaacccaacaACCCCCAACCCAACAACCTCACAACCCCCAACCAAACAACCTCACAACCCCAAAACCCAACCCAACAACCTCACAACCCAATAACCCCACAACCCAACAACCCCACACCCCAACAACCTCACAAcccaacaaccccaacaacctcACAACCCCAAAAGCCAACAACCTAACAACATAAAAGCCAGCGTGATTTAGACAATGAGCTTCTCGacccttttttttactatttcaacAACCCGTTGTGTGAGCGATTTCGTGGCGGCCCCGAGAGAGGCGGGTCAACTT from Penaeus vannamei isolate JL-2024 chromosome 5, ASM4276789v1, whole genome shotgun sequence includes these protein-coding regions:
- the LOC138861815 gene encoding variant surface antigen E-like, which codes for MATEREVGLGQRMLTQEVVIQWKIHIYRGSMIQILRLVEESPQNYARKEQKHSARIIHKVEGHSPNNLTTSQPHTPTTPHPNNLTTSQPNNLTTPQPHNPTSSQPQQPHNPTTSQPNNPPTPQPHDPTTKQPHNQTTQQPHNPTTQQPTTQKTQQPHNPTTSQPNNPTHPNIPQTNNPTTLQPNNPTTQQPPTQQPHNPQPNNLTTPKPNPTTSQPNNPTTQQPHTPTTSQPNNPNNLTTPKANNLTT